A region of the Oncorhynchus masou masou isolate Uvic2021 unplaced genomic scaffold, UVic_Omas_1.1 unplaced_scaffold_2184, whole genome shotgun sequence genome:
aaaaacagtctctgtgcagaagttcgttctggactgggctgaaggaaaagcaaatcaggatgtccaatttgtattttcattcccttttcgggagctgaatttgatgaaagaggacaaaCACACTTTAATTGAACTTCTTAATCACttctcaatggaaaccaaagATTCAAGAATCTCCAACTACGACAAGTAcaaagttctgttcatctttgatggtctggatgagtgccgactgcccctagacttccagaagaacaagatctgttgtgacgtcacagagtcaacctcagtggatgttctgctgacaaatctcatcaggggaaatctgcttccctctgctctcctctggataactacccgacctgcagcagccaataagatcccttcagggtgtgttgaccaggtgacagaggtacgagggttcaatgacccAGAGAAGGAGGAATACTTCaggaagagattcagtgatgaggacctggccagcagaatcatctcacacataaagacatcaagatgcctccacatcatgtgccacattccagtcttctgttggatatctgcaacagtccttgaacacatgctgaaacataagagagaagtgatgcccaagactctgactgagatgtacacacaccttgtggtgtttcataccaaacagaagaatgaaaagtatcttgggaaagaagagacaggtcCACACTGGAATAAAGAGAGCATTCTGTCACTGGGAAAACTGGCTTTTCAACAGCTTGTGAAGGGCAATCAGATTTTCTATGAAAAAGACCTGAAAGAAGCTGGCATTGACGTCAATGAAGCCTCAGTGTACTCAGGATTGTGCACACAGCTCTTTAAAGAGGAATGTGGGCTGTACCAGGACAAGGTGTACTGCTTTGTTcatctgagcattcaggagtttctggcTGCTGTATATGTGTTCCTCTCTTTCATCAACAACAATGAGAATCTAATGGCCAAAACTCAATCAACGTCCAGGAAACTTTCTGTGAGGAAAAGACAGAAGCCTAAATTTACTGTCTACAAGAGTGCTGTGGATAAAGCCTTACAAAGTGAGACAGGAAACCTGGACCTTTTCCTCCGCTTCCTTCTGGGCctctcactggagtccaatcagaagCACTTACAAGGTCTCCTGACAAAGACAAGAAGCAGCTCACAGAGccatgaagaaacagtcaagtacatcaagaagaagatcagggagaatccctctccagagaggagcatcaatctgttccactgtctgaatgaactgaatgaccattctctagtggaggagatccaaAGCTACCTGAGATCAGGAAGTCTCTCAGAAGACAAACTGTCACCTGCACAATGGtcagctctggtctttgtgttgctgacttcagaaaaggagctggatgtgtttgacctgaagaaatactccagatcagaggaaggtcttctgaggctgctgccagtggtcaaagcctccagAGCCGTTCTGTGAGTAAATAAAATGACAATTAAGAACTAATCATCAGGAAGAAATACTCAGTTTAGAGAAAAATATTTATTATTGAAAAACTTTTTTTAGTTTAACATTATGACCATACAAATCTTGGAGACGGAAGAGGAATATATATGCTGTTTGAGAGAATAAACCAATTGCATCTGCAATTGTCCCTCTACACGACTTGTGTTAATttaacagtgtgtttgtgaagtcatgatgatctctttgcaggctgtcaggctgtggagtcacagaggaaggctgtgcttctctggtctcagctctgaagtCAAaaccctcacacctgagagagctggatctgagtaacaatgacttgaaggattcaggagtgaagttGCTCTCTACTGGACTGGGGAATCcgcactgtaaactggagactctgaggtcagtattcctgtacTTGGCCAACAAGTGATAACTAATCCccagatccacatgtgtttaccaggcgCACAGAGTCCACACCatatgagaggttagcatgttttgttatagcctctgttattggtaatggtgagaggttagcatgttttgttgtagcctctgttattagtaatggtgagaggtcagcatgttttgttgtagtctctgttattggtaatggtgggaggttaacatgttttgttgtagcctctgttattggtaatggtgagaggttagtat
Encoded here:
- the LOC135533055 gene encoding NLR family CARD domain-containing protein 3-like — its product is MTFVKNELRLFKRNLCPELPEGFESQKQDKEVVDAENEKQESNELAVICQRELKSNLKKKFQCVFEGIAKQGNPTLLNKIYTELYITEGGTGEVNNEHELRQIETTTRKQARPETAIKCNNIFKPLTGQDKLIRTVLTKGVAGIGKTVSVQKFVLDWAEGKANQDVQFVFSFPFRELNLMKEDKHTLIELLNHFSMETKDSRISNYDKYKVLFIFDGLDECRLPLDFQKNKICCDVTESTSVDVLLTNLIRGNLLPSALLWITTRPAAANKIPSGCVDQVTEVRGFNDPEKEEYFRKRFSDEDLASRIISHIKTSRCLHIMCHIPVFCWISATVLEHMLKHKREVMPKTLTEMYTHLVVFHTKQKNEKYLGKEETGPHWNKESILSLGKLAFQQLVKGNQIFYEKDLKEAGIDVNEASVYSGLCTQLFKEECGLYQDKVYCFVHLSIQEFLAAVYVFLSFINNNENLMAKTQSTSRKLSVRKRQKPKFTVYKSAVDKALQSETGNLDLFLRFLLGLSLESNQKHLQGLLTKTRSSSQSHEETVKYIKKKIRENPSPERSINLFHCLNELNDHSLVEEIQSYLRSGSLSEDKLSPAQWSALVFVLLTSEKELDVFDLKKYSRSEEGLLRLLPVVKASRAVLLSGCGVTEEGCASLVSALKSKPSHLRELDLSNNDLKDSGVKLLSTGLGNPHCKLETLRLSGCLVTEEGCASLVSALRSNPSHLRELDLSYNHPGDSGVRLLSAGLEDPHCRLEKINVEHGGENRMKPGLRKYVSDLTLDLNTVDRHLSLSEENRKVTWRREEQPYPDHPERFEDCGQVLCREGLTGRCYWEVEWSGRGADIGVTYKGISRRGRGDDCCLGYNDKSWSLFCYDNSYIAWHNNNPTTIDVPSSRSHRVGVYLDWPAGTLSFYRASSDTLTHLITFTSTFTEPLYPGFRVHDDSSVTL